DNA from Solanum stenotomum isolate F172 chromosome 3, ASM1918654v1, whole genome shotgun sequence:
ATTTATCCCCTCCCCCACCTTTTGCTTAGCAATATCAAATTCTCTGCGGAAGTCGAGAATTAAGGTAGAAAGAGTtgaatattttctctcttttacgTGAAAGTAGTTTGATACTAGTTCAAAACACTTTATTTAGTTCCCTTATTAGTCTCGCTAATGTGGTTGttccttttattttgattatctttactgttttgttttgttgtaaatatttttctcctcttcaattttctcatcataactttttacttttgtacttttcacttattttgaaaatatcttCCCAACCTCTCTATCTCACTCAACCTAAGAcaagaataaaatttatgtatatccTACCTTCTCTAACCTCCACTTATAAGATCatcttgaatatattattattgttcttACCTTTACAAGGACTCGAGGTATAACACTTAATATGGTAGATCCTCCCATTTCGCCAACCTCTAAAAAACTCCAAGTACAGGCCTAGATCGATTGTACACACCAACTTTCAAAAGTAGCATGTAGACCAATAAGAGCTTcatatataatatgataaacACTCGATTCTCATTAATAGATGCATTGTTAAAACCATATAGGCGCAGGCTTGATGTATCGTACTCCCATCTTTTTTATGGGTAGAGTACGATTGAGAGATGCAACATATGACATTGTTGTGAGGTGACAAAAAAGAGTAGGATTAAGGGTGTGTCCGTTATggcggaaaatgttttccaagaaaataaataagtttcTTACCTATCTTTTCATGTTCGGTGCGTAAGTAAGAAATATTATcctaaaaaattgtatataatctagataaatattatgaaagGTGAGGGTGAAGATGAGATGTGTTTGGAGTGGAAAGAATACAATTAATATAGAATATAGTAGTAAAACTTGTTTtcctagagaaaatatttttaaaaaaattgaccaaccgaacatgaaaaaattgaaaaacatgtcctgaaaaatgttttctttcctACCACACACACCCTGAATGAAAATTTCTCATTAGCATCATCACAGACAAATGGATAATTATGAATTCCATATAACTCAAATGATTTGTTGTTTAACTAAAACTATATCACTTTTCATTTAAGGAATTATGAAAACTAGTAATTTCAATCTAAAGATAGCTCACGAAAAGATTTCTGCATGAATAAAAGGTATTCCAAAAGAAGGATAATTGCTTATGTAGTCCTACTCTATGATGGCAAAGAATACAAAAAAGTTTAGCTCCAAAATTCAAACAGAAAATGGAGAAGATTTCTGGGGTTCTTAATGTTACATTGTCCATCGATATCCGTTGAACTATGAAGACATGCACTGCATAACACAATCATCCATCTACAATCCAAGAACAGAAGAAACACTTACGGGAAGGCAACAGAGATAGACAAATTACTCGTAAAACAACAGAAGTTGGCAAAAAACAAGAGAAGCAGAAGGCATCAATATGATTCTAAACACTACGTTCAACGAAGTTTTATTGAAGTTCATAGATTGATTGTTACAAAATCTTGAAGCCGAAAAGGAAGCCAATGAGCATGTAATCACAGCCCTAAACAAGGAAAAGCCAGTCGTCAAAACTACTATATGAAAAAATAGATGTTTTAAAATAACCCGAAATATCATGCAATAAGGTTCTTAGAGATCATTCTTGACTTAAATACTAAGGTTGTCATGCAGTTTAGCGTAGAAGTAGTTCCTAGCATACTGCCAGAGATATCAATAGTTGATGCATCAGAAGAATTCAACAAGCTACAGAAAAATCTAAATTCACGGAAAGGGAAAAATCCCAGTTTCACAAATGGGAAGAATAGAACGGAAATCAAATGACAGTCATAGAAGAAAccaaatatttcttcttcagAGCTCATACAGACATTCTCTTAGACTGCATGGACATAATACTTCGGTTGAACCCTCCgacatcataaatcatcattgcAATCTGATTGAATACCAAGTATTAGAATAACCCTAAACATTATTAAATTAGAAGAACTatattgagaaagaaaatattatgtGCTAAGCAGATTCAGTCCCTCAGATAATCTGATTAAGTTATCTCAAGGCCTATTTAAGTTTTTAACTGCTAGGCAATCAATGACAGCCACATCACAAACTGATCAATCTAATTATTGGACAATCAGGTGCAAATCACCTCAAACACATCATTAAAAAACTCCGCACTTTTCAAGGATGTAAAGATATTTTGGTTAAGCACTACTGTGTTCAATATTAAATGAAACTTCAAGTCATTAATCTTCCTATTTCAGCAGGTTGAAATTTACGTAATGAAGATAGACTCCGAATATCAGCAAAAGTTGAAATCTAATCAGTTCAATGTCATTTATCACGAATTCAAGTTCGATCTACTAAGAGATTTATCTGGCTACAAGAAACTAAAGTGTAACAATTCAGTAGCTTATGAGTACTAGAAGAACACTGGGAATAAATACAAGTTAAACCTACcaatttctttttccttttcaatacCTTACTTCAGCTTTTGTTTGCATATTTTGATCTGCTCCTAGTAGTATAACGTAGAAATCCGATTTTTTAACCTGTAACTTGCAAAACCTAAGATCGTACTTAAAATATCAAAGATTTAGCCTAGGaaacatatatttttcatcatgTTTCATTCTTTTGTTAAATTACTCTTCATCATGTTTCATTCTTGAGGCTAGTTTAAGACTAATCTATGATATTTCAAAACATGAATGCTTCTAATTGTCCATAGGCTCCCATGACACACTGTTAGGGTATACAGTCTCAAAAATTTTCAGTAGCAACTTGGCATTAgcaaacaaaacaatacaagAAGCCATTAAATACTTTCAAGAACAACATAGTCCCAAGTAACTGTCTGGTAGATTACTAAataacttgattttttttacacCATACAAAGACAATAGATTAAGCACTAGTATAAAAATGCTTTCAAGACATTCAAATTTATCCTTGAAAAGAGATTCGCCATTGGTAATAAACTACAAAGAATCAAAAGTtcagaaaaaggaaaaacatcCATGCTCTCATTCACTATCTACTTCTCATGTTCTTACACCGCATGGATATTTCACTTTGCTTGTACTCTCTGACATTCATCATGCATCATCATTGCAATCTGATTAAATGCCAAGTATTAGAATTATGCTTACATCTTCACAACTACAACTGGAAACGCAACATATGTATGCTAAAAATTTTAGGTCCCACCATCAATCTGACTCAATTTTTTTGAGGCTTATCAATGGAATTAAATCATCAACAATCAAATACAGCAGCATGATTCACCAAATCTGATGTATTTCGATCAACGATCAGACGGACACAACAAATAACATCAAATGCTCATTTCAAGTGTCAGCTTCATGACATAATTCAATGATGTTCAGAGGAGAATAATTTTAATTCCTTAGGAAATTGAagtcaattaattaaaagtttccATTGGAGTTTATATACTAGAAACTTGACCATAAAGTATTCTCTGTAGataggaaggaaaaaaaagaataaatggaTAAATGGAGACAATCCTACAATACGACCATCAACAACATACcgagtgtaatcccacaaaccacaagtggggtctggggatgGTGGTGCGTATTCAAACCTTACCTCTACCATTTTCGATAGACCCTCGGATCTAGTAAAGCATATCAAAGCAGGTTTGAAAAGGAAATACAATAGTAAATGTTGTACATGTTCTCCTAAGAAAATCATGAATCAGAGAACATTGTCACCTTACTCGAGTTTGAAGCATGTATTATCAGCAGTACTCGTACGATTTGGAAGTTGAAGGGATAGTACTATAATACTCAATATCACATCAACAAGTTTAGCTATGTATGCGAACACTCATGTGATAGTTAAGCCGTACATTTGACAATGGAGACTAGTAAAAGAGAGGTGGTAATAAACAATTGATCCTTTCCACATATGCTAACACTTCTTCCTTTGccaaaagcaataaaaaaaaattgaatatcaattgtttagttaGCTACACCATAGGGGGAAGGTTCCTCACCAGATCTAAGAAAGGAACTGTTATCAGTTACTAAAATTGACAGACTAAAGATATTTGTATAACTTGAACTCCATTTCGTGATCTTCATCTAGTCTTCTCTTGTCCTAcaatattcaagaattacttttTACTGCAGAAAGAGGAAGTACTGATAGAAGAAAATAGGTTATGGCTGGACCATAATAAATTGCAACATAATTGATTCCTAGAGAATTGAGTTCATGAACACAATAATTTAATGAATTCTACAGTCAACACTCAACACATCTCTATGTTACTACTATGTTTTTCCTTCCTCAACCTTGTTCTCCTTCATATACTTACTTTTCCCCTTTCCAGGAGTTCACGCTCAGGTCAACAACCTGAAGTTCAACGGAATGCTGCAACTGACTTCACCCCTCCCACATGGTCAGAGCTTGATAAAGAAATTTTACCTACAACTATTGGGTGATCTGCCAATGGTATACTGGAAATGCCTTATTTTTGGCAATCAAGCTAGACTTAGAGCTTGTTTCACTATGTGCCTATGCTTGCAGCAAAGACTGTTATCTACTGCTAGACTCATTCGATGGGGAGTTGAGGCTAATCCAACTTGTGTCCTACAAGGACCTGAATCTCATGAACACTTGTTTGTTCACTGTCCAGTTGCTCAATCTCTAAGGTCCAGAGTACTAAGGTGGATCAACAGACTAGACAGTCTTGCTACAAACCAGGATGACTTTGTGTTGTGGAATATCAGGCAGGCTAAAGGTAAATCTCATCCATCTCAACTCTTCAAAATGGTGCTTGCTGAATGTACTTATGCCCTATGGATTTGAGAACAAGAGGAAAATGGTGGAAAGTATGGCCAAGGATCCGGCATATATGTGCACTGTTCACGCCCCAACTGGACTACAAGCCTTAGTACATAGCTTACAGTTTTGACTTGCATTGTGCCTGATCTTGTGAAGTCTTTTTAGCACTTCTTATTACCTTAGAAAGCTGTATTGACTTTGCTGAATTTGTAATGACTgttattcgtgattaataaagttgttaattaccaaaaacaaaatGAAGTTCAAAGCTCATACTAACTACTATTAATGACTCTCTCAACTCTCAAGCAATCAACTTAATGCAATTACCATTTGATTTAAAGGCCAAAATATCAGAACTAATGAAGATCCGATACGAGAAAACataatttcattcataaatgACCAAACAAAACCATACCGCTCGAACAACTCGATACATATTTACAAGTGATTGATCCACGATTCACACATAAAATTCACAATCAACAAATCAAAATACATCAATGGATCCACATACAGAAAGTTCAACATTCAATAATCATACCTTCAAGAGTCCAACCATAGCTCCGAGGAGTAGCAGATAACATTGAAGTGAGTAATGCTGAGGCAGTTGCAGTATGAAATGGAAACATCGATTCCACTCTAACACAACTCATTTCTACCGGCGACcttcaaaatacaaaatataaaatctatcaatcataattcatacaataaactaaaaattttaCCGAGAACAATTGTTTTTTTTGTCAGTGAGACCTGAAAATGCGAGCAGTGACTGGTTTTTGAGTTGGTATGCGGAATGGAGAGGTCTTTGGCTTGGCGCCGGAGGCAATTCTGGTGGTTGCTGCTGATCGGCCGGAGGTGGCGGCGGAGCGGAGGAAGGACCTGGCGGCGAAAGTGGCCATAATTGTAAAAGGGAAATGAGATGAGGGTAAAAGGCTTTGTTGGGGTTTTAGGTTCAGAAATAGGGGGTTCCTATCttctcatttttccttttttttttttaaataataattataatgacATCAAATACCCTTAtattcggttcggttcggttttataTATTATCgattttcagtttttaaataCGTTAAACCAATAatcaaaccaataagatattttttttatcgattttcggtTTATCGATTTGGATCCTTAACACTctggttttcggtttaaccaataaaaaatacttataaaataaatatatgacttctaATAAATTTGACGCGACAacacaataatgtaactttacaaatgttcgtaaaatagaaacaacaataacaaacatgaaaagaactatacaagtataaccaaagagaaattaagaggaatatGGTTTGATTTTGACGTTTTGTATGAAGTTGTGAACTCAAAATCACTATGAAATGTGAATTAAAGCTAAAGGTCAAAGACATAACTAGTAATGTATTGagattaatatatttatgtacaaataaaagtagtaaattactagtcttaatgggttatcgatTTACCCAATAACACAATATTAAAAAACCAATACCGAATTGATAATTCGATATTCTTTATAAAACCATAAAAAATTGTTAACCCGataacaataaatcaataacacttttttcggttcgatttatcGATCGATTCGATTTTTGCACACCCTTAATATGacacaattttaaatataatttttatatttttaaattttaaatatttactcCTCTTACActgtaaaattttataattagattgagatatttatgtaattaaaatcttatttatttgtaagaTCATCATCAAATATTCAAATCTCAATTATTAAGTTTGTTCGTACAAAAAGATGTTatttgtttgtaattatttagatctgaattaaaattttatttgatttgtacAAAAAGAGCTTCtacttttctttgtttcaaaaatgttttatttttattttcaattatacatataatatatttaatgacACTAAATTTAAGGTTATTTTGGTACaaacaaaatgaagaagaatgaccagaataaattgtttttaaaaaataacattcaGGCGCCTGTAGCTCAGTGGATAGAGCGTCTGTTTCCTAAGCAGAAAGTCGTAGGTTCGACCCCTACCTGGCGCGTTTATTTTTctaatgttttagttttaaatatatttgacttatttatatttgtaaataataataataatatatataattatcttttGCAATGATTCATCCTTTATGACATTTAGGGGTGGATTCAAGATTTATATTCTATAGGTTTAATATTGGAAaaatggtctgaaaaatactctaacTTTGACCGAATTGTCGTTACGATACCAAACCTTATGGAGGAcattttaccccctgcactatttaatagtgtattttaaaggtatatatgtgcccacgtggacacattactatttataataatgcaatatttatgatgtctacgtggacacatatatacctttaaaatatactattaaatagtgccgaggggtaaaaggtcctattcaaagtttggtatcgtaacaacaatttcgatcaaaattcgaatatatttcagatttttttccctttaatattCAAGGTAGAAAAATGTGTGGTTTATTACTTATTTTCGGTAGCATTGGCTGTTATGGGGGTGACCAAGTGGGAGTAAGGTAAAGATAAGGTGTGTCGAAGGCTAGTAAATGACATATTCAATGTGGAATATCACTTAACTAGTTTTCTCTgattagaatagaaaagtcaTTTTCCTAATTCTTAAACAAGTTAAATTTCTAGATAAAATGGTCTTCAAACTTTTGACCAATCATATGAGCAAATCAAAAAGTATTCT
Protein-coding regions in this window:
- the LOC125860715 gene encoding protein NUCLEAR FUSION DEFECTIVE 6, mitochondrial-like isoform X4; translated protein: MATFAARSFLRSAATSGRSAATTRIASGAKPKTSPFRIPTQKPVTARIFRSPVEMSCVRVESMFPFHTATASALLTSMLSATPRSYGWTLEGL
- the LOC125860715 gene encoding protein NUCLEAR FUSION DEFECTIVE 6, mitochondrial-like isoform X1, translated to MATFAARSFLRSAATSGRSAATTRIASGAKPKTSPFRIPTQKPVTARIFRSPVEMSCVRVESMFPFHTATASALLTSMLSATPRSYGWTLEDCNDDA
- the LOC125860715 gene encoding protein NUCLEAR FUSION DEFECTIVE 6, mitochondrial-like isoform X3, with protein sequence MATFAARSFLRSAATSGRSAATTRIASGAKPKTSPFRIPTQKPVTARIFRSPVEMSCVRVESMFPFHTATASALLTSMLSATPRSYGWTLEGQEKTR
- the LOC125860715 gene encoding protein NUCLEAR FUSION DEFECTIVE 6, mitochondrial-like isoform X2 is translated as MATFAARSFLRSAATSGRSAATTRIASGAKPKTSPFRIPTQKPVTARIFRSPVEMSCVRVESMFPFHTATASALLTSMLSATPRSYGWTLEDCNDDL
- the LOC125860715 gene encoding protein NUCLEAR FUSION DEFECTIVE 6, mitochondrial-like isoform X5 produces the protein MATFAARSFLRSAATSGRSAATTRIASGAKPKTSPFRIPTQKPVTARIFRSPVEMSCVRVESMFPFHTATASALLTSMLSATPRSYGWTLEDG